A single window of Bos javanicus breed banteng chromosome 19, ARS-OSU_banteng_1.0, whole genome shotgun sequence DNA harbors:
- the ANKRD40CL gene encoding putative ANKRD40 C-terminal-like protein isoform X1 codes for MAEPQLDVKKPSGEHKQGDSNQQLPTDPGDNAKPADTCPELVLKVRIQSHKENDFIEVELDRQELSYQNLLQVSCYELGINPEQVEKIRKLPNTLLRKDKDILRLQDFQEVELILMKNGSSELTEYTPSLLEKPCYNSNAAKMTY; via the exons ATGGCTGAACCCCAACTGGATGTGAAGAAGCCCTCAG GTGAACATAAACAAGGAGACTCAAATCAACAGTTGCCAACTGACCCAGGTGATAACGCCAAACCTGCTGACACCTGCCCAG AGCTGGTACTTAAAGTCAGAATTCAGAGCCACAAAGAAAATGACTTCATTGAAGTTGAACTGGATAGACAAGAGTTGAGTTACCAAAATCTACTACAAGTAAGCTGCTATGAACTGGGGATTAACCCAGAGCAAGTGGAGAAGATCAGAAAGCTACCAAACACATTGCTCAGAAAG gACAAAGACATTCTAAGACTACAGGACTTTCAGGAAGTAGAactcattttaatgaaaaatggaaGCTCTGAACTGACAGAATATACACCATCTCTGTTAGAGAAGCCCTGCTACAACAGCAATGCCGCAAAAATGACGTATTAG
- the ANKRD40CL gene encoding putative ANKRD40 C-terminal-like protein isoform X2 encodes MAEPQLDVKKPSELVLKVRIQSHKENDFIEVELDRQELSYQNLLQVSCYELGINPEQVEKIRKLPNTLLRKDKDILRLQDFQEVELILMKNGSSELTEYTPSLLEKPCYNSNAAKMTY; translated from the exons ATGGCTGAACCCCAACTGGATGTGAAGAAGCCCTCAG AGCTGGTACTTAAAGTCAGAATTCAGAGCCACAAAGAAAATGACTTCATTGAAGTTGAACTGGATAGACAAGAGTTGAGTTACCAAAATCTACTACAAGTAAGCTGCTATGAACTGGGGATTAACCCAGAGCAAGTGGAGAAGATCAGAAAGCTACCAAACACATTGCTCAGAAAG gACAAAGACATTCTAAGACTACAGGACTTTCAGGAAGTAGAactcattttaatgaaaaatggaaGCTCTGAACTGACAGAATATACACCATCTCTGTTAGAGAAGCCCTGCTACAACAGCAATGCCGCAAAAATGACGTATTAG